A stretch of Rhinopithecus roxellana isolate Shanxi Qingling chromosome 12, ASM756505v1, whole genome shotgun sequence DNA encodes these proteins:
- the LEXM gene encoding lymphocyte expansion molecule isoform X2 → MRESQNAAGARGWNRAGSMATKWFTGAPFGVQSHRFDISAVYPNRKKFSTFTEAPYSMRYSTQVSHIGPGTYSTKETCFSKKKLMKEVDTGWAKAQEATRLTQLPHFQYQAIMKEKRLQEQKLGPGSYNLKDFLEQLREKPCSTRGLLSSGEVRFRGLIGNYYPGPGNYGEKGNPYTKLEENAWNRSHSEGLMCRMSNKPDPRPHQGSGLGPGTYSFKSGLETYVARSVGTRGPYDTFSGDRSKPLPYGHYSMQKKKPRELMNFTSFIEELNSRHNKKHGVFSKLPRNPKIPTERIYWASLSQCPRTLATSGPSFWLPQEKKCKPINQPPFLLTSKGSGAKASQMIMGSWNPVGVGRYLNTWLMETKDRQQRYRSLFLGGSKRYLSDLARDMLMQIRLFCWKGLEVINFGLSPM, encoded by the exons ATGAGAGAAAGCCAGAATGCCGCCGGAGCTCGTGGCTGGAACCGCGCCGGCTCCATGGCCACTAAATGGTTCACCGGGGCGCCCTTCGGGGTGCAGAGCCACAG GTTTGACATCTCTGCTGTTTATCCCAACCGGAAGAAGTTCAGCACCTTCACTGAGGCCCCATACTCCATGCGTTATTCTACCCAAGTG TCCCACATAGGCCCGGGGACTTACAGCACAAAGGAGACCTGCTTCAGCAAGAAGAAGCTGATGAAGGAGGTGGACACAGGCTGGGCCAAGGCCCAGGAAGCCACGCGGCTGACCCAGCTACCCCACTTCCAGTACCAGGCCATCATGAAAGAGAAGCGGCTGCAG GAGCAAAAGCTGGGGCCCGGCTCCTACAATCTCAAAGACTTCTTAGAACAGCTGCGGGAGAAACCGTGTAGCACCCGGGGGCTGCTCAGCTCTGGGGAGGTTCGCTTCCGAGGACTCATTGGG AACTACTATCCAGGCCCTGGAAATTATGGGGAGAAGGGCAACCCATACACCAAGCTGGAGGAGAATGCCTGGAACCGGTCCCATTCCGAGGGCCTCATGTGCAGGATGAGCAACAAGCCAGACCCCCGGCCTCATCAG GGGAGTGGTCTGGGACCTGGCACCTACTCCTTCAAAAGTGGCCTTGAGACATACGTGGCACGATCCGTCGGCACCCGCGGCCCCTATGACACTTTCTCTGGTGATCGGAGCAAGCCATTGCCTTATGGGCACTACTCCATGCAG aaaaaaaagccCAGGGAACTGATGAATTTCACGAGCTTCATAGAAGAACTTAACTCACGTCACAATAAGAAGCATGGGGTTTTTTCTAAACTTCCCCGCAACCCGAAAATCCCTACAGAGAGGATTTACTGGGCCAGCCTCAGCCAGTGCCCCCGCACACTG GCCACATCTGGCCCCAGTTTCTGGCTTCCACAAGAGAAGAAATGCAAACCCATCAACCAGCCCCCGTTCCTGTTGACCTCCAAGGGGTCAGGCGCAAAGGCCTCTCAGATGATTATGGGAAGCTGG AACCCAGTAGGTGTGGGCCGCTACCTCAACACCTGGCTGATGGAGACAAAGGACAGGCAGCAGCGATACCGGTCCCTATTCCTGGGTGGATCCAAACGCTACCTCTCAGACCTGGCCCGGGACATGCTTATGCA
- the LEXM gene encoding lymphocyte expansion molecule isoform X1: protein MRESQNAAGARGWNRAGSMATKWFTGAPFGVQSHRFDISAVYPNRKKFSTFTEAPYSMRYSTQVSHIGPGTYSTKETCFSKKKLMKEVDTGWAKAQEATRLTQLPHFQYQAIMKEKRLQEQKLGPGSYNLKDFLEQLREKPCSTRGLLSSGEVRFRGLIGNYYPGPGNYGEKGNPYTKLEENAWNRSHSEGLMCRMSNKPDPRPHQGSGLGPGTYSFKSGLETYVARSVGTRGPYDTFSGDRSKPLPYGHYSMQKKKPRELMNFTSFIEELNSRHNKKHGVFSKLPRNPKIPTERIYWASLSQCPRTLATSGPSFWLPQEKKCKPINQPPFLLTSKGSGAKASQMIMGSWNPVGVGRYLNTWLMETKDRQQRYRSLFLGGSKRYLSDLARDMLMQERITPFTKGKCPPTVDYNSDPTS from the exons ATGAGAGAAAGCCAGAATGCCGCCGGAGCTCGTGGCTGGAACCGCGCCGGCTCCATGGCCACTAAATGGTTCACCGGGGCGCCCTTCGGGGTGCAGAGCCACAG GTTTGACATCTCTGCTGTTTATCCCAACCGGAAGAAGTTCAGCACCTTCACTGAGGCCCCATACTCCATGCGTTATTCTACCCAAGTG TCCCACATAGGCCCGGGGACTTACAGCACAAAGGAGACCTGCTTCAGCAAGAAGAAGCTGATGAAGGAGGTGGACACAGGCTGGGCCAAGGCCCAGGAAGCCACGCGGCTGACCCAGCTACCCCACTTCCAGTACCAGGCCATCATGAAAGAGAAGCGGCTGCAG GAGCAAAAGCTGGGGCCCGGCTCCTACAATCTCAAAGACTTCTTAGAACAGCTGCGGGAGAAACCGTGTAGCACCCGGGGGCTGCTCAGCTCTGGGGAGGTTCGCTTCCGAGGACTCATTGGG AACTACTATCCAGGCCCTGGAAATTATGGGGAGAAGGGCAACCCATACACCAAGCTGGAGGAGAATGCCTGGAACCGGTCCCATTCCGAGGGCCTCATGTGCAGGATGAGCAACAAGCCAGACCCCCGGCCTCATCAG GGGAGTGGTCTGGGACCTGGCACCTACTCCTTCAAAAGTGGCCTTGAGACATACGTGGCACGATCCGTCGGCACCCGCGGCCCCTATGACACTTTCTCTGGTGATCGGAGCAAGCCATTGCCTTATGGGCACTACTCCATGCAG aaaaaaaagccCAGGGAACTGATGAATTTCACGAGCTTCATAGAAGAACTTAACTCACGTCACAATAAGAAGCATGGGGTTTTTTCTAAACTTCCCCGCAACCCGAAAATCCCTACAGAGAGGATTTACTGGGCCAGCCTCAGCCAGTGCCCCCGCACACTG GCCACATCTGGCCCCAGTTTCTGGCTTCCACAAGAGAAGAAATGCAAACCCATCAACCAGCCCCCGTTCCTGTTGACCTCCAAGGGGTCAGGCGCAAAGGCCTCTCAGATGATTATGGGAAGCTGG AACCCAGTAGGTGTGGGCCGCTACCTCAACACCTGGCTGATGGAGACAAAGGACAGGCAGCAGCGATACCGGTCCCTATTCCTGGGTGGATCCAAACGCTACCTCTCAGACCTGGCCCGGGACATGCTTATGCA